One part of the Bacteroidia bacterium genome encodes these proteins:
- a CDS encoding queuosine precursor transporter → MFKKDQLLFVILAGFFISNALIAEFIGVKIFALEASLGMDPLNWNLFGQKGSLSFTAGVLLWPIVFIMTDVINEYYGQKGVRLLSYLAVGLISYAFIMAYGAINLAPADWWVGSFAEKGVPDMQEAFRNIFGQGMWIIVGSLVAFFLGQILDVIVFHKIRSWTGESKVWLRATGSTIVSQLIDSLVVLYIAFVLGPAQWSLSLFFAVATVNYVYKVSAAILLTPAIYGAHYVIDKFLGEELAGRLKAEAATST, encoded by the coding sequence ATGTTTAAGAAAGACCAACTACTATTCGTCATCCTGGCAGGATTTTTTATAAGCAATGCCCTAATCGCAGAGTTTATTGGGGTGAAAATATTTGCACTGGAGGCTAGTTTGGGAATGGATCCGCTAAACTGGAACTTGTTTGGACAAAAGGGTTCCCTTTCCTTTACAGCTGGCGTTTTATTGTGGCCCATTGTATTTATTATGACAGATGTGATCAATGAATATTATGGGCAAAAAGGAGTGCGTTTACTCTCTTATTTGGCCGTAGGTTTGATCAGTTATGCTTTTATTATGGCCTATGGTGCGATCAATTTGGCACCTGCGGATTGGTGGGTAGGCTCTTTTGCTGAAAAAGGAGTTCCGGATATGCAGGAAGCCTTTAGAAATATTTTTGGCCAGGGAATGTGGATAATCGTGGGGTCTTTGGTCGCTTTCTTCCTGGGGCAAATTCTGGATGTTATCGTTTTTCATAAAATTCGTTCCTGGACCGGAGAGTCAAAAGTCTGGCTTAGGGCAACAGGATCAACGATCGTATCTCAGCTCATCGATAGTTTAGTTGTTTTATATATTGCTTTTGTATTGGGACCGGCGCAGTGGTCTTTAAGTTTATTTTTTGCGGTAGCTACTGTAAACTATGTTTACAAGGTTTCAGCAGCCATATTATTGACCCCTGCTATCTACGGAGCCCATTATGTAATTGATAAATTTTTAGGAGAAGAGCTGGCAGGAAGATTAAAGGCAGAGGCTGCCACTTCAACTTAA
- a CDS encoding RluA family pseudouridine synthase, translated as MATSKKKYISSLKDLILFEDEHIIVVNKPLDMASLDDKQARNLIGLARKYQEDIQLCHRLDKNTSGVLLMAKDSESYRSMALQFQKRQVDKTYHALVAGIHRFEEEEVDLPLLVSTNKRVTVHKQEGKKATTLVSSIEQFRNFTLLSCKPVTGRMHQIRVHLKALGCPIVGDILYGGIDIMLSRLKRNYRSSNRKEEKALNHGYLLHAHSLSFAHPHSGEKVSFTAEAPKNFQVVLKMLRKYNS; from the coding sequence ATGGCAACTAGCAAAAAGAAATATATAAGCAGCCTTAAGGATCTCATCCTCTTTGAAGATGAGCATATCATCGTAGTCAATAAGCCGCTGGATATGGCGAGTCTGGATGACAAACAAGCCAGGAACCTGATCGGTTTGGCCAGAAAATATCAGGAAGATATCCAACTGTGTCATAGATTGGATAAAAATACTTCCGGCGTATTATTGATGGCTAAAGATTCAGAAAGCTATCGGTCAATGGCTTTACAATTTCAAAAAAGACAGGTAGACAAAACCTACCATGCCCTCGTGGCAGGGATACATCGATTTGAAGAAGAAGAAGTCGATCTCCCTTTACTCGTAAGTACCAATAAGCGAGTAACAGTCCACAAACAGGAAGGGAAAAAAGCCACTACCCTCGTATCCAGCATAGAGCAGTTCCGAAATTTCACCCTGCTTTCCTGTAAACCTGTTACGGGCCGTATGCACCAGATTCGAGTTCACCTCAAAGCTTTGGGATGCCCCATTGTGGGAGATATTCTCTATGGAGGGATAGACATTATGCTTTCCAGACTTAAAAGAAACTACCGCTCCAGCAATCGAAAGGAAGAGAAAGCCCTCAATCATGGATACTTATTGCATGCCCATAGCCTGAGTTTTGCTCATCCACATTCTGGAGAAAAAGTAAGCTTTACTGCAGAGGCACCTAAAAATTTCCAGGTCGTATTAAAGATGCTGCGTAAATATAATAGCTAA
- a CDS encoding ribonuclease Z, producing MFEVQILGTSAAIPTTTRNPSAQVVSINDRHHLIDCGEGTQMQLLKYKVRFSRLDAIFISHLHGDHILGLPGLLNSLSLYERNFPLYLFGPADLQKALKTIFDLTQSYLGYELNFIPLEEYEPGDIIYEHKTFHVELLPLDHRVFCRGFRFVEGKKKRKFDFYKAKAMEIPNKYFGLLKQGNEVTLEDGRVISPDEVLSPAEPPLSYAYCSDTRYNEALVDYIKDTKLLYHESTFTEDMKDRARSTAHSTAMQAASIAKAAGVKQLLLGHYSARYKDLDQLLAEAQSVFPQSALAIEGDVHKLKDYA from the coding sequence GTGTTTGAAGTTCAAATCCTCGGAACCAGCGCTGCTATTCCCACCACAACCCGAAACCCATCTGCACAGGTGGTTTCTATCAATGATCGCCATCATTTGATAGACTGTGGGGAAGGCACCCAAATGCAATTGCTCAAGTATAAAGTCCGCTTTTCAAGGTTGGACGCTATATTTATTTCCCATTTGCATGGGGATCATATTCTGGGTTTACCGGGTTTACTCAATTCTTTGAGTCTTTACGAAAGAAATTTCCCCTTATACCTTTTCGGACCTGCAGATCTCCAAAAGGCACTTAAAACCATTTTTGATCTTACCCAAAGTTATTTAGGCTATGAGCTCAACTTTATTCCGCTGGAAGAGTATGAGCCCGGAGACATCATTTATGAGCATAAGACCTTTCATGTTGAGTTGTTGCCGCTGGACCATCGCGTTTTTTGTCGGGGATTCAGATTTGTAGAGGGAAAAAAGAAGCGGAAATTTGACTTCTACAAAGCCAAGGCCATGGAAATTCCCAATAAATACTTTGGCCTTCTGAAACAAGGGAATGAGGTGACTCTCGAAGATGGACGGGTCATTTCTCCGGATGAGGTATTATCCCCTGCCGAGCCTCCTCTATCTTATGCCTATTGTTCGGATACCCGCTACAACGAGGCCCTGGTGGATTATATAAAAGATACCAAACTGCTGTATCACGAATCCACTTTTACAGAGGATATGAAAGATCGAGCTCGTTCCACCGCTCATAGTACGGCTATGCAAGCGGCGAGTATTGCTAAAGCTGCAGGGGTTAAGCAGCTTTTATTGGGCCACTATTCCGCCCGCTATAAAGATCTGGACCAATTGCTGGCAGAGGCTCAAAGTGTTTTTCCTCAGAGCGCTCTTGCTATTGAAGGAGATGTGCATAAACTCAAAGATTATGCGTAA
- the kbl gene encoding glycine C-acetyltransferase yields MNPQFLTSLKEELAEIESAGLYKKERIITSPQGANIHVSTGEDVLNFCANNYLGLSSHPKVIEAAKAAIDTHGYGLSSVRFICGTQDIHKELEKKISEFLHTDDTILYAAAFDANGGVFEPILGKEDAIISDELNHASIIDGVRLCKAERYRYKHNNMEALEDALKQSQHCRARLIVTDGVFSMDGTIAQLDKICDLADQYNALVMVDECHATGFMGAKGKGSIEYRDVLGRVDIITGTLGKALGGASGGFTSGRQEIIDMLRQRSRPYLFSNTVAPSIVGASIAVLDLLTESTALRDQLEENTKYFRTEMTAAGFDIKAGEHPIVPIMLYEAVLAQQFADKLLKKGIYVIGFFYPVVPKGQARIRVQLSAAHTREHLDRAIQAFTEIGEELGVIT; encoded by the coding sequence ATGAATCCTCAATTTTTAACTTCCCTCAAAGAGGAACTTGCCGAGATCGAATCTGCGGGCCTTTACAAAAAAGAACGAATCATCACCAGTCCACAAGGAGCAAACATCCACGTTTCGACGGGCGAAGATGTCTTGAATTTTTGTGCCAATAACTATTTGGGACTATCCTCTCATCCCAAAGTGATTGAAGCCGCTAAAGCAGCCATTGATACCCATGGTTATGGTCTGTCTTCCGTGCGCTTTATTTGCGGAACCCAGGATATCCATAAAGAACTGGAAAAAAAGATATCAGAATTCCTCCATACGGATGATACCATCTTGTATGCCGCTGCCTTTGATGCAAATGGCGGAGTGTTTGAACCGATACTAGGCAAAGAAGATGCGATCATTTCTGATGAATTGAACCATGCAAGTATCATTGACGGGGTACGTTTGTGCAAAGCTGAACGTTATCGCTATAAGCACAACAATATGGAAGCGCTAGAGGATGCTTTGAAGCAGAGTCAGCATTGTAGAGCGAGGCTAATTGTAACGGATGGAGTTTTCTCTATGGATGGGACAATTGCACAGTTGGATAAAATTTGTGATCTGGCTGATCAGTACAATGCGCTGGTTATGGTGGATGAGTGCCATGCAACCGGATTTATGGGAGCAAAGGGGAAAGGGAGTATTGAATACCGGGATGTATTAGGTAGAGTAGATATCATAACCGGAACCCTCGGAAAAGCCCTTGGAGGCGCCTCGGGAGGATTTACTTCCGGACGTCAGGAGATCATTGATATGCTTCGCCAGCGTTCACGACCATATCTGTTTTCCAATACAGTTGCTCCTTCAATTGTGGGAGCGAGTATTGCAGTTCTGGATTTGTTGACTGAAAGCACTGCATTGCGCGATCAACTGGAAGAGAATACGAAATACTTTCGAACAGAAATGACTGCTGCAGGCTTTGATATTAAGGCAGGTGAACATCCGATCGTACCTATTATGCTATATGAAGCTGTTCTGGCTCAACAGTTTGCCGATAAGCTTCTGAAGAAAGGGATATATGTAATTGGATTCTTTTATCCGGTCGTCCCCAAAGGACAGGCACGGATCAGGGTTCAGCTTTCAGCCGCCCATACCCGTGAACATCTGGACAGAGCGATTCAAGCCTTTACAGAGATAGGGGAAGAGTTGGGAGTCATAACATAG
- the nuoF gene encoding NADH-quinone oxidoreductase subunit NuoF, with the protein MAGDWRNYKKILLPDIPDFHDISVYESKGDGYKALKTVLKQKKWDRKAVVDEVKKANIRGRGGAGFNAGLKWSFMPPKQEGVPRYLAVNGDESEPGTHKDRRLFEYNPHAIIEGALIACYAMEMDAAYIYIRGEYVDWIDMVQDAVDQAYKKGYAGKNILKSGENIDVFVHRGAGAYICGEETSLMESLEGNRPYPRSKPPFPAQIGLWGKPTTINNVETVAHVPYVINNTADNYLSIGCPTFPGPMLYGIAGHVNRPGVYEYPSGMLLSDLIYKVAGGIKGGKKLKAVVPGGSSVPILTAEMIEGITMDADSLRTVGTFVGTAGMCILDEDTDIVKFLIRIAKFYDHESCGQCTPCREGTGWFVKMLKKIDAGHGEMRDLDILLELCDTMEGKTVCALADAAAWPVRNTIKRFRSDFEAKISRSSVHAVS; encoded by the coding sequence ATGGCAGGCGACTGGAGAAACTACAAGAAAATACTACTACCAGACATTCCAGATTTTCATGACATTTCTGTTTACGAATCCAAAGGGGACGGTTATAAGGCCCTGAAGACCGTATTGAAACAGAAGAAGTGGGATCGTAAAGCCGTAGTTGATGAGGTAAAGAAAGCCAATATCCGAGGACGTGGAGGGGCAGGATTTAATGCGGGATTGAAATGGTCCTTTATGCCTCCTAAACAAGAAGGAGTGCCACGCTATCTGGCTGTAAACGGGGACGAATCAGAACCCGGAACTCACAAAGACAGAAGATTATTTGAATACAATCCTCACGCAATCATCGAAGGTGCCTTGATTGCCTGTTATGCTATGGAAATGGATGCTGCCTATATCTATATCCGTGGTGAATATGTAGACTGGATCGATATGGTTCAGGATGCGGTTGATCAGGCTTATAAAAAAGGATATGCCGGGAAAAATATCTTGAAGAGTGGGGAAAACATCGATGTCTTTGTTCACCGAGGAGCAGGAGCCTATATCTGTGGAGAAGAAACATCTCTTATGGAGTCTCTCGAAGGCAATAGGCCATACCCACGCTCCAAACCTCCCTTCCCTGCGCAAATAGGGCTTTGGGGAAAACCCACCACAATTAACAATGTCGAGACGGTTGCTCATGTACCTTATGTGATCAATAATACCGCAGACAATTATCTCTCAATTGGATGTCCTACTTTCCCGGGGCCGATGCTCTATGGGATTGCTGGGCATGTAAACCGTCCAGGGGTGTATGAATACCCATCAGGGATGCTTCTCTCTGATCTTATCTATAAGGTTGCTGGAGGTATCAAAGGAGGTAAAAAACTAAAAGCTGTCGTTCCCGGAGGTTCTTCTGTACCTATTCTGACTGCAGAAATGATAGAAGGCATAACCATGGACGCAGACTCTCTTCGAACGGTAGGAACCTTTGTCGGTACAGCCGGTATGTGTATCCTGGATGAAGATACCGATATCGTTAAATTCCTGATTCGCATTGCAAAGTTTTATGATCATGAGTCTTGCGGCCAGTGTACTCCTTGTAGAGAGGGAACCGGCTGGTTTGTAAAGATGCTCAAGAAGATCGATGCAGGTCATGGAGAAATGAGGGACCTCGATATTTTGTTGGAGCTATGCGATACGATGGAAGGAAAGACGGTATGTGCTTTAGCAGATGCTGCAGCCTGGCCTGTTCGGAATACCATCAAAAGATTCAGGTCGGATTTTGAAGCCAAGATTAGCAGAAGCTCAGTACATGCAGTATCCTAG
- a CDS encoding CAP domain-containing protein, which produces MLQINFIPLLLIISVLGIGCATDEHKTKAVPEIKEEVLTEESTPVYISLEEDKGFESSESYLEIKKEVLKHSNIYRKSQKRKTLSVRSELNKIAQKHSDDMAAGRVDFSHAGFQKRFNEVKKYATFPVSVAENLYATTDPRGVGEEAVKAWILSPGHKKNLRGKFIYSGIGVSKSSSGEFFVVQLYVGKSNK; this is translated from the coding sequence ATGCTGCAAATAAATTTCATTCCCCTGCTTCTCATTATTTCTGTATTAGGAATCGGATGTGCTACAGATGAACATAAAACCAAAGCCGTTCCTGAAATCAAAGAAGAAGTTCTCACAGAAGAAAGTACTCCTGTCTATATTAGCCTTGAAGAGGACAAGGGTTTTGAGTCTTCAGAATCTTATTTAGAAATCAAAAAAGAAGTACTTAAGCACTCTAATATTTACCGAAAATCTCAAAAAAGAAAAACCTTAAGTGTAAGGTCTGAGTTAAATAAAATTGCCCAAAAGCATAGCGATGATATGGCCGCTGGCAGGGTTGATTTTTCCCATGCTGGTTTTCAAAAGCGATTCAACGAAGTGAAGAAATATGCTACCTTCCCGGTGAGTGTAGCCGAAAATCTCTATGCTACCACAGATCCCAGAGGCGTAGGGGAGGAGGCTGTAAAAGCGTGGATTCTTAGCCCGGGCCATAAGAAAAACTTAAGAGGTAAATTCATTTATTCCGGAATTGGCGTATCAAAATCTTCCTCAGGTGAATTTTTTGTCGTACAATTGTATGTCGGAAAAAGTAATAAGTGA
- a CDS encoding TraR/DksA C4-type zinc finger protein: MEKSMEKKFYSRSELEEFRQIITQKLESARAEHKKQADSLREFSGSSADSINFTEYGNESREKENIEVLMARQSKFIDKLEKAMVRIENGTYGICRISGELIPPERLRVVPHATTTVAAKMNQSNADRRR, from the coding sequence ATGGAAAAAAGTATGGAAAAGAAATTTTATAGCAGATCTGAGCTAGAAGAATTTCGCCAAATTATTACTCAAAAATTAGAGTCTGCACGCGCTGAACATAAGAAGCAGGCTGATAGCTTAAGGGAATTTAGTGGAAGTTCCGCGGATAGCATCAATTTCACCGAATACGGCAATGAAAGCCGTGAAAAAGAGAACATCGAAGTATTGATGGCTCGTCAATCTAAATTTATTGACAAGTTGGAGAAAGCGATGGTCCGTATAGAGAACGGTACCTATGGTATTTGCCGGATCTCAGGTGAACTTATTCCACCCGAACGTTTGAGAGTAGTTCCTCATGCGACAACCACCGTTGCTGCTAAAATGAATCAAAGCAACGCCGATAGAAGAAGGTAA
- a CDS encoding ATP-binding protein — protein MKEKLAHILTPTALLELALSFSQEEDHNHNLSNFLKTLCKLTDLSYASIWIQHNERSQAILRASYPSDRTKIFRLAIPNLAKEWSILSEEERPLEIQEHSKEENLAVFSFPGTGFLVLHKAKRGGAFRIEELEQLKPVLKNFGQFLKADISHQRYKNESFEKAFYATRLQSMIDYALDGFIIINADAEILDWNPRAEEILGWQKEEVIGQKLDKFIDPFNYCDIHLKVINKFLRQIDRETAKQDLELETKNKAGKNLSLSLNFVRVETKDLPVYYGYIRDITRQKIEEGKQNELLEKLEEANKELKDFAHVVSHDLKAPLRSIKMLSDWIGEDYADELGAEGKEQFELLKSKVDHMKDLINGILEYSQMGRRNSEEKVINLAKLLEGMIDILAPPDHIEIKLASNLPHIRINEVSINQVFQNLLSNSIKYMDKEEGKIEIGFKESRNRLTFWLKDNGPGIAKKDFQKIFRIFETLGNKSFESTGVGLAIVKKILSNYNGKIWLESEAGEGSTFFFSLPKNRKVHPDKLQQIDS, from the coding sequence TTGAAGGAAAAGCTCGCACACATATTAACACCAACGGCACTCTTAGAGTTAGCACTTAGCTTTAGTCAGGAGGAAGATCATAATCATAATCTATCCAACTTCCTGAAGACTCTCTGCAAGCTAACAGATCTCTCATATGCGTCAATCTGGATTCAACATAATGAAAGATCCCAGGCAATTTTGCGTGCTTCATATCCCTCAGATAGAACAAAGATCTTCCGACTAGCAATTCCCAATCTTGCAAAAGAATGGAGCATTCTTTCAGAAGAAGAAAGACCTCTGGAGATTCAGGAACACTCAAAGGAAGAAAACCTGGCTGTTTTCTCATTTCCCGGAACCGGATTCCTTGTTTTACATAAAGCCAAAAGGGGAGGAGCTTTTAGAATCGAAGAGTTGGAACAACTTAAGCCTGTCTTAAAAAATTTCGGCCAATTTCTAAAAGCAGACATTTCTCATCAGCGATATAAAAATGAATCCTTTGAGAAAGCATTCTACGCGACGCGACTTCAGTCGATGATAGATTATGCTTTAGACGGATTCATTATTATCAATGCTGATGCTGAAATATTGGATTGGAATCCCAGAGCAGAAGAAATTTTGGGTTGGCAAAAGGAGGAAGTTATCGGACAAAAACTGGATAAATTCATAGATCCTTTCAATTATTGCGATATACACCTAAAAGTCATCAACAAATTTTTGAGGCAGATAGATAGGGAGACTGCAAAGCAGGATTTGGAACTGGAAACCAAAAACAAAGCTGGGAAGAACTTAAGCTTGAGCCTCAACTTCGTTCGCGTTGAAACAAAAGACCTTCCTGTTTACTATGGATACATCCGGGACATCACGCGACAAAAGATAGAAGAAGGCAAGCAAAATGAACTCCTGGAAAAACTGGAGGAGGCGAATAAGGAGCTTAAAGATTTTGCTCATGTCGTTTCCCATGATTTGAAAGCTCCTTTGCGATCTATCAAAATGCTTTCAGACTGGATAGGTGAAGATTATGCAGACGAGTTAGGAGCAGAGGGGAAAGAGCAATTTGAGCTGCTAAAAAGCAAAGTGGACCATATGAAGGATCTCATAAACGGGATTTTGGAATACTCTCAGATGGGAAGGAGGAATTCGGAGGAAAAGGTCATTAACTTAGCTAAACTGCTGGAAGGTATGATCGATATTCTTGCACCTCCAGATCATATCGAAATAAAGCTAGCCAGCAATCTTCCCCATATCCGGATAAATGAGGTCAGCATCAATCAGGTTTTTCAGAACCTCCTTTCCAATTCTATCAAATATATGGATAAAGAAGAGGGAAAGATCGAAATCGGTTTTAAGGAAAGTCGAAACAGACTTACTTTCTGGCTCAAAGACAATGGACCTGGAATAGCCAAAAAAGACTTTCAAAAAATATTCAGGATTTTTGAAACCTTAGGCAATAAGTCCTTTGAGTCCACAGGCGTGGGACTAGCCATTGTAAAGAAAATTCTTTCCAATTATAATGGTAAAATTTGGCTGGAGTCAGAAGCAGGTGAAGGCTCGACCTTTTTCTTTAGCCTACCGAAAAACCGTAAAGTACATCCTGATAAATTGCAGCAAATAGATTCCTAG
- a CDS encoding STAS domain-containing protein: protein MRFEKSVEERHTVIKLLEEKLDSQIAPALKSEMVNLNAQGVRNVLLNLSEVKYVDSSGLSSILTANRVCAAAQGILAISNINPHVEKLIKISQLETVLKIFPTESEARDEIHMLEVENDILNEKGEKAQDA from the coding sequence ATGAGATTTGAAAAGAGTGTAGAAGAACGTCATACAGTTATCAAACTGTTGGAAGAGAAGTTGGATTCTCAAATTGCCCCTGCTCTGAAAAGTGAGATGGTCAACCTCAATGCACAGGGGGTAAGGAACGTATTGCTGAACCTTTCTGAGGTAAAGTATGTGGACAGTTCGGGCCTAAGTTCGATCCTCACGGCCAACAGAGTCTGTGCTGCTGCACAAGGTATATTGGCTATTTCCAATATCAACCCTCACGTTGAAAAGCTGATAAAGATATCCCAACTGGAAACCGTATTGAAGATCTTTCCTACCGAGTCAGAAGCTCGCGATGAGATCCATATGCTGGAAGTTGAAAATGATATCTTAAACGAAAAAGGAGAAAAAGCACAGGACGCCTAG
- a CDS encoding signal peptidase II: protein MKENSFKAAKKYFLIAGLIVAFDQILKVIVKLNMEKGVAGQIHVIGDLFKIHFIENRGAAFGLTVPKLVKLFGGDMSETTGKLILSIFSIIAVAAIGYVLYKLATHKSPLPYFVALIFGGAMGNIIDRTFYGLFFSDINDYSGGLFYGRVVDMFYFDIGNVSLPDFMGGGYYHLWPIFNIADSAITVGIIVLLIFQGKFFKMDEEARGISGETSEAETAKEAEKKEEKTISPAEKPEADTPDDTHLTTK from the coding sequence ATGAAGGAGAACTCGTTTAAGGCTGCCAAGAAGTATTTTTTAATTGCTGGACTTATAGTCGCTTTCGATCAGATCCTCAAGGTCATCGTAAAGCTGAATATGGAGAAAGGGGTAGCCGGACAAATTCATGTAATAGGCGATCTTTTTAAGATACATTTCATAGAGAACAGGGGCGCAGCCTTTGGCTTAACCGTCCCTAAACTCGTCAAGCTCTTTGGAGGTGATATGTCGGAAACGACCGGGAAGCTGATCCTGTCGATTTTCTCTATCATAGCAGTAGCAGCTATAGGATACGTCCTGTATAAATTGGCTACTCACAAATCTCCTCTCCCCTATTTCGTAGCTTTGATCTTTGGGGGAGCAATGGGGAATATCATAGATCGGACCTTTTACGGACTCTTCTTTTCTGATATCAATGATTACAGTGGTGGCCTTTTCTATGGCCGGGTAGTCGATATGTTCTACTTTGATATTGGGAACGTATCCTTACCGGACTTTATGGGAGGAGGCTACTACCATCTTTGGCCGATCTTCAATATTGCTGATTCGGCCATTACTGTCGGTATTATCGTCTTATTGATTTTTCAGGGAAAGTTCTTCAAAATGGATGAAGAAGCAAGAGGAATAAGTGGAGAAACTTCCGAAGCTGAGACGGCAAAGGAAGCAGAGAAAAAAGAAGAAAAAACTATTTCTCCTGCAGAAAAACCGGAAGCTGATACCCCGGACGATACCCATTTGACCACCAAGTAA
- a CDS encoding SprT family zinc-dependent metalloprotease, producing the protein MILELGTEKIPCKIEKTRGRRTNISFRNDQSVLIIRTPGGKFTPQVQEFLYKNEAWILKNFKKQKGKLSQRDEFLKKLDRGIVPYLGETYGIEFLLDSKRWVQREEEEKKIYIYMLKKDSPEMRMSLLYGALRSLAKSHLERRTIELAKATDSKINQIRTKDLKSKWGSCSSKRNINLNWHLILLPPPIVDYVIIHELMHLREMNHSASFWNWVAHYYPKYKMAEKSLKQNQWMIGVMEQ; encoded by the coding sequence ATGATCCTTGAACTCGGTACAGAAAAGATTCCCTGTAAAATAGAGAAGACCAGAGGTCGAAGGACAAATATTAGCTTCCGAAACGACCAATCTGTACTGATCATCCGCACACCCGGCGGCAAATTTACTCCTCAAGTCCAGGAATTTCTGTATAAAAATGAAGCCTGGATTCTCAAGAATTTTAAAAAACAAAAAGGGAAACTCTCTCAGAGAGATGAATTCCTGAAAAAACTAGATCGGGGTATCGTTCCATATTTGGGCGAAACCTATGGGATAGAATTTCTTCTGGATTCAAAAAGATGGGTACAAAGAGAGGAAGAAGAAAAGAAGATATACATCTATATGCTCAAGAAGGACAGTCCTGAAATGCGGATGTCCTTGCTTTATGGAGCGCTTCGAAGTCTCGCTAAGTCCCATTTGGAAAGAAGAACCATCGAATTAGCCAAGGCAACCGATTCGAAAATAAATCAAATCCGCACCAAAGACCTGAAAAGTAAATGGGGCAGCTGTAGTTCAAAAAGAAACATAAATTTAAATTGGCACCTGATTCTCCTTCCACCTCCCATCGTGGATTATGTGATTATCCATGAACTCATGCACTTGAGAGAGATGAATCATAGTGCGAGTTTCTGGAATTGGGTCGCACATTATTATCCCAAGTATAAAATGGCCGAAAAGAGCTTGAAGCAAAATCAGTGGATGATCGGCGTAATGGAACAGTAG
- a CDS encoding signal peptidase II → MRRYLSISLGVLLLDQWVKVSVKNSMYLGEEIPLLGNWLSLYFAENNGFAFGLTLSEISESIGLSLSPYTGKLILSIFSLLAILGLILVLKKFSRHKSLLPVFIAIILGGATGNIIDRLFYGVFFASNNLYEGGLFQGQVVDMFIFNFGDGGYTSPIFNIADVAISLGIISILIFQNKFQARHERLSKPVTVPDDSPGLLS, encoded by the coding sequence ATGCGTCGATATCTGAGCATTAGCCTGGGAGTTCTACTCCTCGATCAATGGGTTAAGGTCTCAGTTAAAAATTCGATGTATCTAGGTGAAGAGATTCCTCTACTGGGGAATTGGCTGAGTCTTTATTTTGCCGAAAATAATGGCTTTGCTTTTGGCTTGACGCTTAGCGAAATATCGGAATCAATTGGTTTGAGTCTTTCCCCTTATACTGGAAAACTCATCCTGAGTATTTTTTCCTTATTGGCAATTCTAGGACTGATCCTGGTTCTGAAAAAGTTTTCCCGTCACAAATCCCTGCTGCCTGTTTTTATTGCTATAATTTTAGGAGGAGCAACAGGGAATATTATTGATCGCCTTTTTTATGGGGTCTTTTTCGCTAGCAACAACCTCTATGAAGGAGGCCTATTTCAGGGACAGGTAGTCGATATGTTTATCTTCAATTTTGGCGATGGAGGCTATACCTCTCCCATCTTTAATATTGCTGATGTCGCGATCAGCCTGGGCATAATCAGTATCCTCATCTTTCAGAATAAATTTCAGGCTCGCCACGAAAGACTTAGCAAGCCGGTTACGGTTCCAGATGACTCTCCAGGCCTTTTGTCATAA